The nucleotide window CATGAGTTTTGTCTCCTCTAAAACGGGTTTGCTTCATATTTTTGCTTACTGCTTCGATTTAGCtgcttcttttgattttatttcttcgGTTTCTGAAATTGATGTAGCCAGTGACTTAAAAGGGTTTCATTTCAACCTTATCTAGCGGaaaggaaattaattttttgtaaggATTGATTTAGGGTGCTGTATAATtgataaagttttgatttttcaaagagaGGATTACAAAATCAACTTGTTAATTCAATTGTTTATATGGGAAAGAGTGTTGATTTTGGTATTGGGTTTTATTGGTGATAAGTAGTCTTGTCTGTAACCGGGTAACCTAGGAAAAGTAGGTACACGCTGTATTTCAAGTTTTGTGGCATTGATGCCTTAATCTTAaaagaagatgattttttaagagtatttgtAGTTACAAATAAGTTTTTGTAGAGCTTGAGATTCTTGCTTGAAGTAGTCATTGCTGAGAGGAATTTTAGGATGGAAGCTACTTGGCTCTTGCCAAAAGCAAACGAATGGTTAATCCATGTGTTTGCACAGCTGcttatagatgaattaaagaTCTTATTTTTGACGATTGTTGTCATTATTCTTGCTTGTTATGCCCTTTTGGCTACAACTAATAAACTAGGTAGAGTATGTAAAACTGTATTAGATGTTACGTGATACAAATTTCTTGATACTAAATGAGTTGGGTCTTTCCAGAAGTTGTTGCTGCAAGGAAATATAAATCTCATTCAGCCTTTCTTGTTGTTACAAGGGGATATAATTTCTCATTCGTCctgtaataaaattaatctttgTTGATTGAAACTCTGGGATGGATGTTGCTAGGCTCCAGAGTAAGATGTTTTGTGATACTAATCCATTTGCCATCACAGCTGCTTCTAGGCTGAGTAAAAAATCTTCTTTTTGATGAAGTGATATCTGTTTACCTTAAATgcatttttcctttaaatttctgATTGAGACGAGAGTGAAACTTGAGGGCAAAACTAGCTTCATCTTTGATTACAAGTATTGATTTGAGATTTGATGAATGGACTGGCTCTTGGAACTAACAGAGAGACTTCACTTCCTTTGTGGATGTTGCACAATTTTTGTCCTATCCCTTTTTTCATTGCTGTATCTTAGTGCAATGTATACATCCATTAAGTACCACATGTTTCTTATTTTGTGGCAGTAAGCTAGAGGACCTGAAGAATGGCAAGCAAAGCTGTGAAAACTGTGGCAAAAGCCGTTTCAGAGTACCAGTACCCATGGAAGGAGAAGTTGGCACAGCACAAGAATGAGCTGTCCAAAGGTGTGTGGGGTTACTGGAAGCTGGGGGCATGGACGCCGCTCCATATTAGTGCTCGTCGGCGAGCTAGACTTCGCAAGGAAGTCCTCCTCGCAGGAGAAGACTGGCCATATGATCCCGAAAGGAAGGAAATGAGAACCAAGATGAAaggacacaagtgtgataggaTTGCTGCGGAGAGACGGGCGAATACTGCCAAGCTGATGGAGCAAATGCCAGAAATGTTGCTGGCATACAAGAAACGTAGgtgggagaagaagatgaaggaagaagacaaaaataaataaacattttccAATTCAATGCTGTTTCTTTTTCCAAGCTGCTTTTGTAGTAGCTGTTGTCAAAAGTTGCATTGATAGTAGGGCGTTTTCCTTCCCAGCAAGAATTTTTGTGTAACTTACATTTACTCTGGTTTGCTTCAATGTTTTTCCATGGTTTAAGGAAACTAAATAGAATGTTATATCAGGATAAGTTGATGGAGGTTGTATTGAGTTCTCTCGTATTGAGTCCAATGTCCTGACCACTAGACCATGGAACCATTTGTCATGCGTGCACgcaaatacacacacatatatgaaCAAACACGCCACATGATCTGTACAGATGCATGCAGCAAACTATTACTGTTTCACCTTACAACAGCGTTCACTGAACCAGTCACCTGGATAAATTGATCTTTTGGTCTTGACCAAAAGAAAAGTATAGCCAAGGATTGTATTGGTGTGTGTTTGGTCACCTCACAGTTCAGACAACAATCGGTGTTTGGACTCTGGAGCCTGGAGTCTGGACCAGGTCACCAGACCAACACTGCCCTAAAACTTACAGAAGGGAGGAGACTTTCTAGTTTTCTACTTGaaaactagaaaagaaaagggaaccaTGGAGATGTTCCAGGTGAGAATCGATAAATTACCGGTGAAACCAAAGGTTCTATTGTTAGTGGTTTATGCCTGCTAGACCAATGGGTTTGGAGAATTAGAGGACAACTCTCGCAGGTGCGCAGAGGACATATCAATGTGTTACTGATAGTGGCAACAAGACTACTGGTTCAATGCGTTTGAAAAATGACGGGGCAAGGACAATGCTTGATGAGAATATTGGAAGCAATAATGAAAAAACCCTAAGCATAATCAAGGTTGACTAAAGGACTCAGAGAATAAGCAGAAAGATCTTGCTGGTAATATCCAACAATTTCCCGGTGACATCATGGGTAGCAATGAAGGGGCTGATGATGTACTTAGGTTGATGGGTTTGGAGAATGGGACAACTTCTCCTTTTGATGGAGGCAGGGCATTGTGTAGTGACACCAACAGTGGTGAAGAGAGGAACTCACTTATAAAGCCTGAGGACAAGCGCAGCACAGTGAAGGGCTTGAGGAACAACAAAGCTAGGCTGATGGATTTAGGGAACGTGATTGCTGCTCTTTTGGGTGAAAGGATAAGAAATTTCCTAGTGAAGCCACCGGTGCTAGTGGAGAGGGGAAGGAAATTGTAAAGCCTAGGCTTGGCCGACCAAAGGGCTCGAAAAACAAGCCAACAGGTGATTGGCAGGAATTGCCTGGTGATGTTTTGGATAGAAACAAAAATGCTGACAACATAACTAGGCAGGTGATTTTAGATAATAGGATGGCTGCTCCTTTACGTGAAGAAGAAAGGTTATAGTTCATTGAGGTCACAGGCCATAGCGGAGAGGGGAATGAAATTAGAAAGCCTAGGCCACTTGGCCGACCAAAGAGCTCAGTGGAGAAGAAAAATCCTGCTGGTGGTTACCAGGAATTTCCTGGTGAAGTTATGAATGGTAATGATGGCAAGGATATCGTTAGTCTAATGGGTTCAGAAAATAGGGTGATTGATCTTTCAGCTGAAGAGGATCAGGTATTGCCTGGTGAGGCCATAGTGGAGAGGCAAATGATAACATAAGGTCCAGGTGTGGCCGACCAAAGGGCTCGGTgtacaagaagaaaaatcttgCAGGCGGCAATCAGGCTTTGCCTGGTGAGGTTATGCATGTCAATCATGGTGAGAATGCTGTTAGGTTGTTGGGTTTAGTAAATGCGGTAGCTGCTCTTTTCGAAGAAAAAGATAAAGCATTGACTGGTGAGGCCACTGGCCGTGGTGGAGAGGGGATTGTTACAAAACATAAGCCAGGCAATCCAAAGGGGGCAAAGAGCAAGAATACTCTTGCTGGTGGTAGTCAGGGATTGCCTGGCGAAACCTTGCATGGGTTCAGAAATAGGGTGACTGCTCTTTCAGGTGAAGAAGATCAGGTATTCCCTTTGAAGCCACTGGCCACAGTGGAGAGGCGAATGATACCATAAAGTCTAGGCGTGTCCAACCAAAGGtgataacaagaagaaaaatcttgCAGACGGTAACGAAGCATTGCCTCGTGAAGTTATGCATGGAAATGAAGGTGAAAATGGTGAGGCCACTGACCGTAGTGGAGAGGGGATTGTTCCAAAACACAAGCCATGCCATCCAAAGGGGTCAAAGAGCAAGAAAACTCTTGCAGGTAGTAATCAAGGATTGCTTGGCTAAGCCATTTACGGTAATGATGCTGGTGAGAAAACAATGAGGCCGACTGGTATAAAGAACGAGAGGGCAGCTCATCAAACACAGACATGAGAGCCCAAAGGCATCATTTGTAAAGGGAAGTTCGCTGTATGCAAGTACTCTAATGCAGAAGATAACAATTTTCAATGCGTATTCTCTGGTGGTTGAACCGGACGCCCAGAGGGCCAATCTCCAAATCTATACGCTATccttgaatttgaagatttttcttttttctttgttaaggTTGAAACTGTGGATTTTCTTGAAACTTTTGGTCTCGCCAGATATTTCCTTAAAATTCTCTATTTCCACTTTCAATTCCTTTATATTACTGCAAAAATTCTCCACCTATAATTCTcaataaaagtgaaaataaaaatctccaCCGAGACAAGATACTCAAAAAATCTAAGACATACCCATTTTAATTCACACCAAATTATCCACAACCCCTCTTTCAATTTCCAATCTTTACCCCTCTACAAACCCTAATTTTCCCGCCCTGTTTCCcttaatttctctcttttgcAACAAAATCCTCCAAAAATGCTTGATAATTTGAAAATCTAAAACATACACACTTCAATTCACACCCAATTATCCAACATCCATCTGCAAATTTTCAATCCTGACTCATGAACACTAAATCTTTTCCACTCTCTTTAGCTTAAATTTCCCTCAGTTTCCTGGGAAAATTCGACCACCATGGCCGTTGCTGCAGTTAGAGGCAAACCCACCAAAGAAACTGCTTCTCAATTCAGATACTTTATGTTCAATTA belongs to Populus nigra chromosome 18, ddPopNigr1.1, whole genome shotgun sequence and includes:
- the LOC133677933 gene encoding uncharacterized protein LOC133677933, with the protein product MASKAVKTVAKAVSEYQYPWKEKLAQHKNELSKGVWGYWKLGAWTPLHISARRRARLRKEVLLAGEDWPYDPERKEMRTKMKGHKCDRIAAERRANTAKLMEQMPEMLLAYKKRRWEKKMKEEDKNK